A single Candidatus Zixiibacteriota bacterium DNA region contains:
- a CDS encoding substrate-binding domain-containing protein, whose translation MSPTRSFSWAISALTACAVLCVPVLLPGCGQKNESTDQPADARQASELTIGVSLLTRTHPFYQDLEAGLQHAAASNGYKLLITAGEFDVAKQKDQLQDFIVRKVNAIIVAPCDSRSIGTSIAVANDAGIPVFTADIACLAEGVKIVTHVASDNVTGGRLAAQAVASAINGVGKVAIIDHPEVESVIQRVKGFEEEIASTPGITVVAKLSGHGTKDQAFRTAEDMLQAHPDLAAIFGINDDSALGALAAVEKAGKLGKVKIIGFDAVPEAREAIKAGKIYADVIQKPHEIGMKTIEAVKAYMSGSVVPPATLIPCALFTQQDATNAAQ comes from the coding sequence ATGTCTCCAACCCGTTCTTTCTCGTGGGCGATTAGCGCCCTGACGGCGTGCGCCGTCCTGTGCGTCCCAGTCCTTCTCCCGGGCTGTGGCCAGAAAAACGAGTCGACCGACCAACCGGCCGATGCACGTCAGGCATCCGAGTTAACTATCGGCGTCTCTCTTCTCACCCGAACGCATCCATTTTACCAGGACCTTGAGGCGGGACTTCAGCACGCGGCGGCCTCCAATGGCTACAAGCTGCTCATCACGGCCGGGGAGTTCGATGTCGCCAAACAAAAAGATCAGCTTCAGGATTTCATCGTCCGGAAAGTGAACGCAATCATTGTCGCGCCGTGTGACTCCCGTTCGATTGGGACCTCGATTGCAGTGGCTAACGATGCCGGTATCCCGGTGTTTACGGCAGACATTGCCTGTCTGGCGGAAGGGGTGAAGATTGTCACGCACGTTGCTTCTGACAATGTTACGGGCGGGCGCCTGGCGGCGCAGGCGGTGGCGAGCGCGATCAACGGCGTTGGGAAAGTGGCCATAATCGACCACCCGGAAGTTGAGTCGGTGATTCAGCGAGTGAAGGGGTTTGAGGAAGAGATCGCCTCGACGCCCGGGATCACAGTAGTCGCAAAGCTTTCGGGGCATGGGACGAAAGACCAGGCGTTTCGCACGGCAGAAGATATGTTGCAGGCGCATCCGGATTTGGCGGCGATTTTCGGGATAAATGACGACTCGGCGCTGGGGGCACTGGCGGCGGTCGAGAAGGCTGGTAAGCTGGGGAAGGTGAAGATAATCGGATTCGATGCCGTCCCGGAAGCGCGCGAGGCGATCAAGGCGGGAAAAATCTACGCCGATGTAATTCAGAAACCGCACGAGATTGGGATGAAGACGATCGAGGCGGTGAAGGCATATATGTCCGGCAGTGTCGTGCCGCCGGCAACCCTTATTCCATGCGCGTTGTTCACGCAGCAGGATGCGACCAACGCAGCACAGTAA
- a CDS encoding ABC transporter permease — protein sequence MKQTDIRATLMRLLVEYGMLIILLLLCLLFTVLTMSKQVPTGRNAAEGVTEILHERLKPGDNLLIVIPDNPEDHQFVAGLSEPSPWRVAVLSGDPVRVRSMLGPIVDTLPVGSVLVTTRTYAPLVQAVLAEFGKSDAVEIITPPTYRWPTFLLAENIKNVANQITVIAIIAIGMTMVIITAGIDLSVGSLVALSAVVVAWLIGWFGGDGASTTLMIAACLGGIVLCGVIGAFSGLMITGFGIPPFIATLAMMQVTAGIAYIISQGKPIYQVPEGFIWLGRGADPLLGIPIAVILMVMLYVVAHLLMSRTTLGRYIYAVGGNAEAARLAGIRVKRVLFFVYAVCGMLAGLGGVVMASQLKSGAPTYGLTYELYVIAAVVVGGTSLSGGQGRILGTLIGAFIIAVIQNGMNLTNVESYTQKVVLGLVILGAVMLDRLKQRGLHRRKKAAPV from the coding sequence ATGAAGCAGACTGATATCAGAGCCACATTGATGCGACTGTTGGTCGAGTACGGCATGTTGATCATACTGCTCCTTCTGTGCTTGTTGTTCACGGTGTTGACCATGTCTAAGCAAGTACCGACCGGGCGGAATGCAGCCGAGGGGGTCACCGAGATACTGCATGAGCGACTTAAGCCCGGTGACAACCTGCTCATCGTCATACCCGATAACCCGGAGGATCATCAGTTTGTGGCCGGGCTGTCTGAACCATCGCCGTGGAGGGTGGCGGTGCTGTCCGGGGATCCGGTCCGAGTGCGTAGTATGCTCGGGCCGATCGTCGACACGCTACCGGTTGGGAGCGTACTGGTCACGACACGGACCTATGCGCCGCTGGTACAGGCAGTGCTGGCGGAATTTGGAAAGTCTGACGCGGTCGAGATTATCACGCCGCCTACCTATCGCTGGCCCACGTTTCTACTTGCCGAGAATATCAAGAATGTCGCTAACCAGATCACGGTGATCGCCATAATTGCGATTGGGATGACGATGGTGATTATCACGGCAGGGATTGACTTATCCGTCGGGAGTCTGGTGGCGCTGTCGGCAGTAGTCGTGGCATGGCTGATAGGCTGGTTTGGAGGGGATGGCGCATCGACAACATTGATGATCGCGGCGTGTTTAGGAGGGATAGTTCTGTGCGGAGTGATCGGTGCGTTCAGCGGCCTGATGATTACGGGGTTCGGCATTCCGCCGTTTATTGCGACGCTCGCAATGATGCAGGTGACGGCGGGGATTGCGTATATCATTTCGCAGGGGAAACCGATCTATCAGGTCCCGGAAGGATTCATCTGGCTTGGACGCGGCGCCGACCCACTGCTGGGGATTCCCATTGCAGTTATCCTCATGGTTATGTTGTACGTTGTCGCGCATCTGCTGATGTCTCGCACGACACTGGGGCGTTATATCTACGCCGTTGGCGGCAATGCCGAAGCGGCACGGCTGGCGGGAATTCGCGTGAAGCGAGTGCTGTTTTTCGTGTACGCGGTGTGCGGAATGCTGGCCGGGCTCGGCGGTGTGGTGATGGCCTCACAACTCAAGAGCGGCGCGCCAACTTATGGTCTTACCTATGAACTCTACGTGATTGCGGCTGTCGTAGTGGGTGGCACGAGTCTGAGCGGAGGCCAGGGACGGATACTCGGCACACTTATCGGGGCGTTTATAATCGCGGTGATTCAAAACGGCATGAATTTGACCAATGTCGAAAGCTATACACAGAAAGTTGTCCTGGGACTGGTGATCCTTGGCGCGGTGATGCTCGACCGACTCAAACAGCGCGGGCTGCACCGTCGCAAAAAGGCAGCGCCTGTGTGA
- a CDS encoding sugar ABC transporter ATP-binding protein — protein MNRPMLLNMSGIRKAFPGVLAVDGGSLELAAGEIHALVGENGAGKSTLIKVLSGVHEPDAGEISFNGVAVRFKSPLESQRAGIAVIYQEFTLVPALPVHANLFLGHEPIRRGMIDADHERRESQRLLKRLGVEINPDVLVAELSVAQQQLVEIARALTREAQILVMDEPTAALAPQEVDALFIVLRELTSRGMGVVFISHRLDEVLAIADRITVMRDGRTVGMWNANQLSRAQLIEQMVGRPLEREFPKVRLPSGDTVLEVRKLCSDRVYDISLSARRGEVLGIAGLMGAGRTETARLIFGADKKTGGEILVDGNVVRVNTPRDAIRSGICLLTEDRKLQGLILKAAARDNFSLPNLARWSRLGWVRRSMERARFEKRIADLRIRLSGPEQPAEDLSGGNQQKLLVARWLETNSQIVIFDEPTRGIDVGAKYDMYLLINELAAQGKAIIMISSELPELLGMCGRILVMREGRLSGEITEVSSASQQEIMVLAV, from the coding sequence GTGAATCGTCCGATGCTGCTCAACATGAGCGGCATCCGTAAGGCGTTTCCGGGAGTGCTGGCGGTCGACGGCGGCTCGTTGGAGTTGGCGGCGGGGGAGATTCATGCCTTGGTCGGAGAGAACGGGGCCGGCAAAAGCACGCTCATCAAAGTACTCAGCGGCGTGCATGAGCCGGACGCGGGGGAGATTTCGTTCAATGGGGTGGCGGTTAGGTTTAAGTCACCGCTCGAGTCGCAACGAGCGGGGATTGCGGTAATCTATCAGGAGTTCACCCTCGTCCCGGCGCTTCCGGTGCACGCCAATCTGTTTCTGGGTCACGAGCCGATACGGCGAGGGATGATCGATGCCGACCATGAGCGGCGCGAATCGCAAAGGCTGTTGAAGCGACTTGGTGTCGAGATCAATCCTGATGTTCTCGTTGCCGAGCTCAGTGTAGCGCAACAGCAACTGGTGGAGATCGCTCGTGCACTGACTCGTGAAGCACAGATACTGGTGATGGATGAGCCTACGGCCGCACTGGCGCCGCAGGAGGTTGACGCACTGTTTATCGTACTCAGGGAACTCACCAGTCGCGGGATGGGAGTAGTTTTTATCAGTCACCGTCTCGATGAGGTGCTCGCAATTGCTGACCGGATAACGGTGATGCGGGATGGCCGGACGGTCGGTATGTGGAATGCGAATCAGTTATCCCGCGCGCAGTTGATTGAGCAGATGGTGGGGCGGCCGTTGGAGAGAGAGTTTCCCAAGGTGAGATTGCCTTCGGGCGACACAGTCCTTGAAGTGCGCAAGCTATGCTCCGATCGCGTGTACGACATTTCTCTTAGCGCGCGACGGGGAGAGGTGCTCGGTATTGCCGGGTTGATGGGGGCGGGGCGCACGGAGACGGCGAGATTGATTTTTGGGGCGGACAAGAAAACGGGAGGGGAGATACTGGTGGATGGAAATGTTGTGCGGGTCAATACTCCGCGCGACGCGATACGGAGCGGAATCTGTTTGCTCACCGAAGATCGCAAGCTTCAGGGTCTTATTCTCAAGGCGGCAGCGCGGGACAATTTTTCACTGCCGAATCTGGCGCGCTGGTCGCGTCTGGGATGGGTGCGGCGAAGTATGGAGCGGGCGCGATTTGAGAAGCGCATTGCTGACCTCAGGATCCGACTGTCCGGTCCTGAGCAGCCTGCCGAGGATTTGTCCGGCGGCAATCAGCAGAAACTGCTCGTAGCGCGTTGGCTGGAGACAAATTCGCAAATTGTCATATTCGACGAGCCGACGAGGGGTATCGACGTAGGGGCGAAGTACGACATGTATCTGCTCATCAATGAACTGGCGGCGCAAGGCAAGGCAATCATTATGATATCATCGGAACTGCCGGAACTGCTCGGCATGTGCGGCCGGATTCTGGTGATGCGCGAAGGGCGCTTATCCGGCGAGATTACGGAAGTGTCATCCGCATCGCAACAGGAGATCATGGTGTTAGCGGTATGA
- a CDS encoding S8 family serine peptidase, whose protein sequence is MRVERFICYLSVVIVVLAAGIRAQFYHGTDGMVPLGIDSTKVVVKFDAGASPQDVSSRIARIVVIVQDTNMLPGFVACSLSVTDGYMAFVDSLNNAEGIYLGEPYYYFPSGLPATVGETFVAAFNLELSAFQIDSINLRYRVVIDHALEGIENVFILRNTDSSGYRLLDITNLYYDLPETRYADPQFGIRVQAMSYKLFDYYHLYQPHTKKVIGTFNSTSVWDFAGLNNPDTVAVIDDGVDTHEDLPASRILAGRDYFPPDWDPRPGSQQNHGQSVAGTVGASHTTDSVSGLQTSSGIFSLNPGVKILPVKIFSDLGQGMLPEEIAPAIIWAYENGADILSNSWGLPPGYMDDQTLNEALQEANTMGRFGRGCPVIFSSGNWGGKFAGVAYPARLPYCFAVGATHLDDTRWEYSSYGADLDLMAPSGDTDYRGDVWSLDRMGSLGKNPNEYGDCPPVANDFDYNCHFGGTSAACPVVSGTASLLLSRDSMLTADVVYEILRYSAVPIGATVPNDTFGYGRVDAFRAVLSIAHGDATNDGAIDISDLTAVYEFLCCSGPDFFPSHLLGDCDCDGFVDISDVVWLVDMLFENGPAPVKPCYEF, encoded by the coding sequence ATGAGGGTCGAGAGGTTCATCTGTTACTTGTCGGTCGTGATAGTAGTACTTGCGGCTGGCATTCGCGCGCAGTTCTATCACGGTACTGATGGAATGGTACCATTGGGGATCGACTCGACAAAAGTGGTCGTCAAATTCGATGCTGGGGCATCGCCGCAAGACGTGTCGTCACGGATTGCCCGAATTGTTGTGATAGTCCAGGATACCAACATGCTTCCGGGATTTGTGGCGTGTTCGTTGTCCGTTACAGATGGTTACATGGCATTCGTGGATTCGCTAAACAATGCCGAGGGGATTTACCTTGGCGAGCCATATTACTACTTTCCGAGTGGTCTGCCAGCGACGGTCGGCGAGACGTTTGTCGCGGCCTTCAACCTCGAACTGTCGGCATTTCAGATTGACAGCATCAACCTTCGGTATCGAGTTGTGATTGACCATGCCTTGGAGGGGATAGAGAACGTATTCATTCTCAGAAATACCGATTCTTCCGGCTATCGGCTTCTGGACATTACTAACCTTTACTACGATCTGCCGGAGACCCGCTATGCAGACCCACAGTTTGGCATCCGCGTACAGGCGATGTCTTACAAGCTGTTCGATTACTATCATCTATACCAGCCGCACACCAAGAAGGTGATCGGTACGTTCAATAGCACTTCGGTCTGGGATTTTGCAGGACTGAACAATCCCGATACAGTGGCCGTGATAGATGACGGTGTCGACACACATGAGGACTTGCCTGCATCCAGAATTCTTGCGGGGCGCGATTACTTTCCCCCAGATTGGGATCCCCGACCCGGGTCGCAGCAAAACCACGGTCAGTCAGTCGCCGGAACAGTTGGCGCTTCTCACACGACAGACAGCGTGTCAGGCTTACAGACAAGCAGCGGGATATTCTCGCTTAACCCAGGTGTAAAGATTCTGCCAGTGAAAATATTCTCCGATTTAGGACAGGGCATGCTCCCGGAAGAAATCGCTCCGGCCATCATTTGGGCATATGAAAATGGCGCAGACATTCTGTCCAACAGTTGGGGGTTACCACCTGGCTATATGGATGATCAGACGTTAAATGAGGCGCTTCAGGAGGCGAATACAATGGGGCGTTTTGGACGAGGCTGCCCTGTGATATTCAGTTCGGGAAATTGGGGAGGCAAATTCGCGGGCGTGGCATATCCGGCCAGATTACCTTATTGCTTCGCTGTCGGCGCGACGCATTTGGACGACACCCGATGGGAGTACAGCAGCTATGGGGCTGACCTTGACCTCATGGCGCCAAGCGGAGATACCGACTATCGCGGGGATGTCTGGTCACTGGACCGAATGGGGTCCCTGGGAAAGAACCCGAACGAGTACGGTGATTGCCCGCCGGTTGCCAACGATTTCGACTACAACTGTCATTTCGGCGGTACCTCCGCGGCTTGTCCGGTTGTGTCCGGCACGGCCAGCCTCCTTCTATCTCGCGATTCCATGCTGACCGCTGACGTAGTCTATGAAATCCTTCGCTACTCGGCAGTTCCCATCGGTGCCACGGTGCCGAACGACACGTTTGGTTATGGGCGGGTGGATGCCTTCAGGGCTGTGCTTTCCATCGCGCACGGCGATGCAACGAACGATGGGGCAATTGACATATCTGATCTCACCGCAGTTTACGAATTCCTTTGTTGCAGCGGGCCGGATTTCTTCCCTAGCCACCTGCTGGGAGACTGTGACTGTGACGGCTTTGTAGATATTTCGGATGTCGTGTGGCTTGTGGATATGCTCTTCGAAAACGGCCCAGCTCCGGTCAAGCCGTGCTATGAGTTCTGA